In the Longibacter salinarum genome, one interval contains:
- a CDS encoding PASTA domain-containing protein, protein MSSPPRFQRFTNWLKQIGRNPYFWSGLGAIILVAFGFYFVFNSILMPSYTRHDASIQVPDVMDRPFEEAQETLRGRDLAVERQVGRFNPRVPQNEVVDQNPPPNSSVKPGRRVYLTVNSGTAPTVSVPDLTGTSLREARNRLTSLGLEVGQERVDSIPSPYARTVTRQQPEPGDSLKKGSSVDIWYSQGLGDEQVVVPNVQGLRVDVAKGRLLRQKLRSVVIDATADDSETDEEPSDDQVEENNLWVRNQSLEPGRRVASGREVRLFATPDSTAVPEPQPRTPPSDTSSTEPSDESDESNDISF, encoded by the coding sequence ATGTCTTCGCCCCCCCGTTTTCAGCGATTCACGAATTGGCTGAAGCAAATTGGACGGAATCCCTACTTCTGGTCCGGTCTCGGCGCAATTATTCTGGTCGCGTTCGGTTTCTACTTCGTCTTCAATTCGATTCTCATGCCATCGTATACGCGGCATGATGCTTCGATTCAGGTCCCGGATGTGATGGACCGGCCGTTCGAAGAAGCACAAGAGACGCTTCGCGGTCGGGATCTAGCCGTCGAACGGCAGGTCGGGCGATTCAACCCACGCGTACCACAAAACGAGGTTGTTGATCAGAATCCGCCGCCCAACTCGAGTGTGAAGCCTGGGCGCCGCGTTTATCTCACGGTGAACAGCGGTACAGCTCCCACGGTCTCGGTTCCTGACCTCACTGGCACATCTTTACGCGAGGCACGCAATCGACTTACGAGCCTTGGGCTAGAGGTGGGTCAAGAGCGCGTCGACTCGATCCCATCTCCATATGCGCGAACGGTCACGCGACAGCAGCCCGAACCGGGAGACTCTCTAAAGAAGGGATCATCAGTTGACATCTGGTACAGTCAGGGGTTGGGAGACGAGCAAGTCGTCGTACCCAATGTTCAAGGTCTGCGCGTAGATGTTGCCAAAGGGAGACTCCTGCGCCAGAAGCTACGTAGCGTCGTCATTGATGCGACGGCAGACGACAGCGAAACGGATGAGGAGCCGTCTGACGATCAGGTGGAGGAGAATAACCTGTGGGTAAGAAACCAGAGCCTTGAACCTGGACGCCGCGTCGCAAGCGGAAGAGAAGTTCGCCTTTTTGCGACGCCTGACTCGACGGCCGTTCCAGAACCTCAGCCACGGACGCCGCCGTCGGATACCTCTTCGACTGAACCATCCGATGAGTCTGACGAGTCGAATGACATCTCGTTCTAG
- the pyrR gene encoding bifunctional pyr operon transcriptional regulator/uracil phosphoribosyltransferase PyrR: protein MPTVEIMSTKRVRRTLRRLAYELVERNRGASTLELFGILKSGVPLAEALAEEIADIEGHDVPVHELDTTPFRDDQPDGAKRPSVTDGAPDVDGRDVILVDDVLFTGRTARAALDAVIQYGRPSSIQLVVLIDRGHREYPIQPDYVGRLIQTKHDEQVRVDTGENLNVSVED from the coding sequence ATGCCGACCGTCGAAATCATGTCGACGAAGCGGGTCCGGCGCACGCTTCGCCGCCTCGCATATGAACTGGTCGAACGCAACCGTGGCGCCTCAACCCTTGAGTTGTTCGGCATTCTGAAAAGTGGCGTTCCGCTTGCAGAGGCGCTCGCCGAAGAGATTGCAGATATCGAGGGGCACGATGTCCCGGTTCATGAGCTGGACACCACACCGTTCCGCGACGATCAGCCCGACGGGGCAAAGCGCCCGAGCGTAACCGATGGCGCCCCGGATGTCGACGGCCGCGATGTTATTCTTGTCGACGATGTGTTATTCACCGGACGAACGGCCCGCGCGGCCCTTGATGCGGTGATCCAGTACGGCCGACCATCATCGATTCAACTTGTCGTTCTGATCGACCGGGGACACCGAGAGTATCCCATTCAGCCCGATTATGTAGGGCGCCTGATCCAGACGAAGCACGACGAACAGGTTCGCGTCGATACGGGCGAAAACCTGAACGTGTCGGTCGAAGACTAG
- a CDS encoding Fur family transcriptional regulator, producing the protein MSTLPQQKLDEVRSIFEAFLKKRNKRQTPERFSVLEEIYKTDDHVDADELYLRLKQDGTRVSRATVYNTLELLLECELVVRHQFGKNQAKYERAYSYWQHDHLICMDCNELFEFCDPRLQSIQEMVAEIYEFEIKHHSLNMYGHCIRENCPNRSSDDEPAKAEAAGE; encoded by the coding sequence ATGTCGACGTTGCCGCAGCAGAAGCTCGACGAAGTGCGATCGATCTTCGAGGCATTTCTCAAAAAGCGAAACAAGCGCCAGACGCCAGAACGCTTCTCGGTTCTCGAAGAGATCTACAAGACAGACGATCATGTCGATGCGGACGAGCTGTACCTTCGTCTCAAGCAGGACGGCACACGCGTGAGCCGAGCCACCGTCTACAACACCCTGGAACTGCTGCTGGAATGCGAGCTGGTCGTTCGCCATCAGTTCGGAAAGAATCAGGCGAAGTACGAGCGCGCGTACAGCTACTGGCAGCACGACCACCTGATTTGCATGGATTGCAATGAGCTCTTCGAGTTCTGCGACCCGCGCCTTCAGAGCATCCAGGAGATGGTCGCTGAGATCTACGAGTTCGAAATCAAGCACCACTCGCTCAACATGTACGGCCACTGCATCCGGGAGAATTGCCCGAATCGGTCGAGTGACGACGAGCCGGCAAAAGCCGAAGCGGCGGGCGAGTAA
- the tmk gene encoding dTMP kinase, with translation MLLISFEGIDGSGKSTQVELLREYLVDAGYQPLIVREPGGTDLSERVRTLLLDEDVDIEPMAELLLFSAARAQLSREKIRPALEAGRIVICDRFYDSSTAYQGAGRDVAVSEVDNGWLKELHRRATGGLVPDRTYLVEVDAQTALDRRSSQRTGPDRMEGAPESFYTRVASAYDILARNEPERFLRLDGEDSISGIQGKIRADVDRLLDSARTGA, from the coding sequence ATGCTACTCATTTCATTCGAGGGAATTGACGGCAGCGGCAAGAGCACGCAGGTTGAACTGCTCCGTGAGTACCTCGTCGATGCCGGTTATCAGCCTCTGATCGTCCGAGAGCCCGGCGGCACGGACCTGTCCGAACGTGTGCGGACGCTGTTACTCGACGAAGACGTGGACATCGAGCCGATGGCAGAGCTCCTGCTGTTCTCCGCGGCCCGCGCGCAGCTCTCTCGCGAAAAGATCCGCCCCGCTCTCGAAGCCGGGCGCATCGTCATCTGCGACCGTTTCTACGATTCCAGCACCGCCTATCAGGGGGCGGGCCGGGATGTCGCTGTGAGCGAGGTCGACAATGGGTGGCTCAAGGAACTCCATCGCCGCGCAACAGGCGGACTCGTGCCGGATCGCACCTACCTTGTCGAGGTAGATGCGCAAACGGCGCTGGACCGTCGAAGCAGCCAACGAACGGGGCCGGACCGTATGGAAGGCGCACCAGAGAGTTTCTACACACGCGTCGCCAGCGCATACGACATCCTGGCACGAAACGAACCTGAACGCTTCCTTCGCCTGGATGGAGAAGACTCAATCTCAGGCATTCAGGGGAAGATTCGAGCAGACGTAGATCGGTTGCTTGACTCCGCTCGCACAGGGGCATAG
- a CDS encoding tetratricopeptide repeat protein: MSMFDFGFDDYEDSAYESHVRELVASYEDDPDSYFDSSALEDIATFYFESGELEKALEVIDHLLHLHSYTSDAWMRRGILLNNLGRHEEALAAYEEALSLNPVDTETLINKGITLDSLGRTEEALTAYEDALSINPLHSEALFNRGITLERDDQLQAAVRAFEACADIEPEHPEVWYELGYCFDRLTQDERSVECYDKHLDVDPFSQDAWYNRGIVLNRMGRFEDAVSSYEMAIAIQDDFASAHYNQGNALANLGALDRAVESYKRVLELEGPDAATFYNIALAYEEQEAFDDAFSYYERAIDEESSYPEAWYGLGSCYDAYGQFDSAIECFEHALQLEPGSPKFWRAKADSAYKAGRVNAALDAYRNAVDLDNTNEHAWVGYAETLFESQRPEKALEAYRQALQLAPDSAGTYFRQAKALLALGRADETIRSLKTAFQLDPATKEEFRFAYPDLYRNDQVRQMLGLDRR, translated from the coding sequence ATGAGCATGTTCGACTTCGGCTTCGACGACTACGAAGACTCGGCATACGAGTCTCACGTACGCGAACTCGTCGCGTCCTACGAGGACGACCCTGATTCGTACTTCGACTCCAGCGCTCTGGAGGACATTGCTACCTTTTATTTCGAGAGCGGAGAACTGGAGAAGGCGCTAGAGGTGATCGACCATCTACTCCACCTCCATTCGTATACATCCGACGCGTGGATGCGTCGCGGCATCTTGCTGAATAACCTCGGTCGGCATGAGGAGGCGCTGGCGGCATATGAGGAAGCATTGTCGCTGAATCCTGTTGATACGGAGACGCTCATCAACAAAGGAATTACGTTGGACAGTCTGGGGCGCACCGAAGAAGCGCTGACGGCGTACGAGGACGCGCTCTCGATTAATCCGCTTCACAGCGAGGCTCTCTTCAACCGGGGCATCACGCTGGAACGAGATGATCAGCTTCAGGCGGCGGTGCGAGCATTCGAAGCCTGTGCCGACATCGAGCCGGAGCACCCGGAAGTCTGGTATGAGCTCGGGTACTGTTTTGATCGACTCACGCAGGACGAACGGAGCGTTGAGTGCTACGACAAGCATCTGGACGTTGACCCCTTCTCGCAGGATGCGTGGTACAACCGCGGCATCGTGCTGAACCGCATGGGTCGCTTCGAAGACGCCGTATCCAGCTACGAGATGGCGATCGCGATCCAGGACGACTTTGCGTCGGCTCATTACAACCAGGGGAATGCCCTGGCCAATCTCGGCGCACTCGATAGGGCGGTCGAGAGCTATAAGCGTGTGCTGGAACTGGAAGGTCCGGACGCGGCGACGTTTTATAATATCGCGCTCGCGTACGAGGAACAGGAGGCATTCGACGACGCCTTCTCATACTACGAGCGCGCTATCGACGAAGAGTCGTCGTATCCCGAGGCGTGGTACGGACTCGGAAGCTGTTACGATGCCTACGGTCAGTTCGACTCCGCAATCGAGTGCTTCGAGCATGCATTGCAGCTCGAACCCGGCTCTCCGAAATTCTGGCGTGCAAAAGCCGATTCTGCATACAAGGCCGGCCGAGTGAATGCCGCGCTCGATGCGTATCGCAATGCGGTTGACCTTGATAACACGAACGAACACGCCTGGGTCGGCTATGCGGAAACGCTCTTCGAATCTCAGCGTCCGGAGAAGGCGCTTGAGGCATACCGGCAAGCCCTCCAGCTTGCGCCGGACTCCGCCGGCACGTACTTCCGCCAGGCCAAAGCCCTTCTCGCGCTCGGGCGGGCCGACGAAACCATTCGCTCCCTGAAAACCGCATTCCAGCTGGATCCAGCGACGAAGGAAGAATTTCGATTCGCCTACCCCGATCTGTACCGAAACGACCAAGTTCGCCAGATGCTGGGGCTCGACCGACGCTGA
- a CDS encoding DUF368 domain-containing protein has product MIRSLLRFFASGLLMGGADIIPGVSGGTMALIVGVYERLVAAVSSATSLAVALVRLDFADARQHVREIPWILVLPLGAGIVVAGAIGARTIPPLMDAHPQQMNGLFLGLVAASLVIPALRIDRFRPMYLAVAIVFGVVTFFLVGLPVFATDAPSLLRVFGSAAIAICAMILPGISGAFLLKAMGIYEPTLEALNGVLEMNAAHLPYVLTFCAGAASGLGAFAKVLDWLLEHRHDLTMAALLGLIAGALRALWPYVNADGGLRGPVPGEPILPVIGLGIAGFAAVIGLIWWSRKDTVQASVE; this is encoded by the coding sequence ATGATTCGCTCCCTTCTACGCTTCTTTGCCTCCGGCCTGCTTATGGGCGGCGCGGACATCATTCCCGGTGTCAGTGGAGGCACGATGGCGCTCATCGTTGGCGTCTACGAACGATTGGTCGCGGCCGTAAGCTCCGCAACGTCGCTTGCGGTTGCCCTCGTTCGCCTGGACTTTGCCGATGCGCGCCAACATGTTCGCGAAATCCCGTGGATTCTGGTTCTACCACTCGGGGCAGGCATCGTAGTCGCCGGAGCCATCGGCGCTCGGACGATCCCGCCGCTGATGGACGCCCACCCGCAACAGATGAACGGGCTCTTCCTCGGGCTCGTCGCGGCGTCGCTTGTCATCCCCGCGCTGCGGATCGACCGGTTTCGGCCGATGTACCTCGCGGTCGCGATTGTCTTTGGCGTCGTAACCTTCTTCCTCGTCGGGCTTCCCGTTTTCGCGACCGACGCCCCGTCGCTGCTGCGCGTCTTCGGTTCTGCGGCTATAGCGATTTGCGCGATGATCCTGCCGGGCATTAGCGGCGCCTTTCTACTGAAGGCGATGGGCATTTACGAGCCGACTCTCGAAGCGCTAAATGGCGTGCTGGAAATGAATGCTGCCCACCTTCCGTACGTACTGACCTTCTGCGCGGGCGCTGCCTCTGGGCTCGGCGCATTCGCGAAAGTGCTGGATTGGCTCCTCGAACATCGGCACGACCTGACGATGGCGGCGCTGCTCGGTCTGATCGCAGGCGCACTTCGCGCCCTCTGGCCGTACGTCAACGCGGATGGCGGTCTTCGCGGACCGGTCCCCGGTGAGCCGATTCTCCCCGTTATCGGTCTCGGCATTGCAGGTTTTGCTGCCGTAATCGGGTTGATCTGGTGGTCCCGGAAGGATACGGTCCAGGCAAGTGTCGAATGA
- a CDS encoding OmpA/MotB family protein, translating into MRLFLSFSLVLTLLITGCSSTETASTPSADPGTPEEPLQTEVVRLRDEVRTLRDSLQFYDDVDSGQYYRELRALRDQTARMTYELDALRDGGQTLSERRVDQLFQPASATLTEGGLEALKPVAAQLRQAYPEREVRVEGHSDDTPLGESMKETYPSNWELSTARAAAVVRALIDLSGLDANQFVAVGYGATRPVASNRTASGRRANRRVRVAVLPQPRDYSRPFETSW; encoded by the coding sequence ATGCGCCTTTTTCTATCTTTCTCTCTTGTCCTCACCCTTCTAATTACCGGATGCAGTTCTACGGAGACTGCGTCTACTCCCTCCGCTGATCCTGGTACCCCCGAAGAGCCGCTCCAGACGGAGGTTGTCCGGTTGCGAGATGAGGTCCGGACGCTCCGCGACTCGCTCCAGTTTTACGACGACGTCGATTCCGGGCAATACTACCGCGAATTGCGGGCCCTGCGCGACCAGACGGCGCGGATGACGTACGAACTGGATGCCCTTCGCGACGGCGGACAAACGCTTTCGGAGCGACGAGTGGATCAGCTTTTTCAGCCTGCTTCAGCCACACTTACGGAGGGTGGCTTGGAAGCACTGAAGCCGGTCGCCGCCCAGCTGCGTCAGGCGTATCCCGAACGCGAAGTTCGAGTCGAAGGACACTCGGATGATACGCCGCTCGGTGAGTCGATGAAAGAGACGTACCCATCAAACTGGGAACTCTCCACCGCTCGAGCCGCTGCCGTCGTGCGCGCGCTGATCGATCTGAGTGGACTCGATGCCAACCAATTTGTAGCCGTCGGGTATGGCGCTACTCGTCCGGTCGCCAGCAACCGAACGGCGTCGGGGCGCCGGGCCAATCGTCGCGTTCGCGTGGCCGTTCTGCCACAACCGCGCGACTATTCACGCCCGTTCGAGACGTCCTGGTAG
- a CDS encoding endonuclease/exonuclease/phosphatase family protein — MARFLRTAGAVIVVLLLLFVGFWFWASSGTLPESERAQVNNYGSSTFPSDTVSVMTYNIGYLSGMTNNEPVEREKALYDRNLETAIELIETADPDIVAFQEIDFAAARSFGVHQLDTLAQRLSYPTAAKVVNWDVRYLPFPYGWPSVHFGQVISGQAVLSRYPIVKHERTVLAETSRPYVSRVFYLDRLAQQTDIVVGEDTLSVVNVHLEAFEDSVRRVQATEVRALLQPLVASQRPVLLIGDFNAIPDDPNDKTLQLATAGFDLKRAMPSVSSPSGTYPARDPKAMIDHIFYTPAHIEPIATAIHCGPADDPPSDHCAVSMRFALSSDSTAEMSTAP, encoded by the coding sequence ATGGCTCGTTTTCTTCGCACCGCAGGTGCCGTGATCGTCGTCCTGCTGCTTCTCTTCGTCGGCTTCTGGTTCTGGGCGTCGTCAGGGACGCTTCCCGAAAGCGAACGTGCACAGGTCAATAACTACGGGTCGTCCACTTTCCCGTCCGACACCGTGTCGGTGATGACGTACAACATCGGCTACTTGTCGGGCATGACGAACAACGAGCCGGTTGAACGAGAGAAGGCGCTGTACGACCGGAACCTCGAGACGGCGATCGAACTGATCGAGACGGCAGACCCAGACATCGTTGCTTTCCAGGAGATTGATTTTGCCGCTGCGCGATCGTTCGGCGTTCACCAACTCGACACGCTCGCACAACGCCTGTCGTACCCAACCGCGGCAAAGGTGGTTAACTGGGACGTTCGTTATCTACCGTTTCCGTACGGCTGGCCGTCCGTCCACTTCGGACAGGTCATTTCCGGTCAAGCGGTGCTCAGCCGGTACCCAATCGTCAAACACGAACGCACTGTGCTTGCAGAAACCTCGCGTCCGTACGTGAGCCGCGTGTTCTACCTGGACCGACTGGCGCAGCAAACCGACATTGTTGTTGGCGAAGACACATTGTCGGTGGTCAACGTGCACCTCGAAGCTTTCGAAGACTCCGTTCGCCGTGTGCAGGCGACAGAAGTTCGTGCGCTGCTCCAGCCGCTGGTCGCATCGCAGCGACCGGTGCTTTTGATCGGCGACTTTAACGCGATACCGGACGATCCCAACGATAAAACGCTCCAGCTCGCGACGGCGGGATTCGATCTAAAACGTGCAATGCCGTCGGTCTCGTCCCCGAGTGGCACATATCCGGCCCGTGATCCGAAGGCGATGATCGACCACATCTTCTATACGCCCGCTCACATTGAGCCCATTGCGACCGCAATTCACTGTGGACCAGCGGATGATCCGCCATCGGACCACTGCGCAGTCAGCATGCGCTTCGCCCTCTCCTCGGATTCCACGGCCGAGATGTCGACCGCTCCGTAA
- the hemH gene encoding ferrochelatase, whose product MTPREFLRRYNYENYNQDQRIVDGSFFSADALDVQPGDTVGVVLLNLGGPDSQDTVRPFLYNLFMDPAIIDIPLPGFLRHPVCRLISKLRAPSVAEDYAEIEDSGGSPINDLTREQSDHLEQMLNERYGESSGATFKTYIAMRYWKPFSEEAAEQMEEDGVDKVVLLPLYPQYSKTTTGASLSYWKELEKAGEIPEWPTSYVFEYAAYPKYVQAISDRIDEGLKKFPEEIRDDVHLLFSAHGTPVKEMKKRRDPYCCLVHSTVKHVMEERGHDREFTTAFQSKVGPAEWLTPGTPDELIRLHEEQGKDAILVIPVAFVTEHIETSYELAIEIPEELEEDDGVVIPHYHVMPALNSHPKFIETLAEVTAAQLNLPEAPAPWSTRPCFKAKDRDIRCHQCEKIAEARNWTADTEESASREPATA is encoded by the coding sequence ATGACGCCCCGCGAGTTTCTGCGTCGCTACAACTACGAAAACTACAATCAGGACCAGCGCATCGTCGATGGGTCGTTCTTCTCCGCGGACGCGTTAGACGTCCAGCCGGGCGACACTGTCGGCGTAGTTTTGCTAAATCTCGGAGGACCGGACTCGCAGGATACGGTTCGCCCGTTTTTGTACAATCTGTTCATGGACCCGGCGATTATTGACATCCCACTGCCCGGGTTCTTGCGCCACCCCGTTTGCCGGCTGATCTCGAAACTTCGCGCGCCATCTGTCGCAGAAGACTACGCGGAAATCGAGGACAGCGGTGGCTCCCCCATCAACGATCTCACCCGGGAGCAGTCCGACCATCTTGAGCAGATGCTGAACGAGCGCTACGGCGAGTCCTCGGGCGCGACGTTCAAGACGTACATCGCGATGCGGTACTGGAAGCCGTTTAGCGAGGAAGCGGCCGAGCAAATGGAGGAGGACGGCGTCGACAAAGTCGTACTTCTCCCACTGTATCCGCAGTATTCGAAGACGACGACGGGTGCGTCGCTCTCCTACTGGAAAGAGCTGGAAAAGGCCGGCGAAATTCCGGAATGGCCGACGTCGTACGTGTTCGAGTACGCAGCGTATCCGAAATACGTACAGGCCATCTCTGACCGCATCGACGAGGGGCTGAAGAAATTCCCTGAAGAGATCCGCGACGACGTACACCTTCTCTTCTCGGCCCACGGGACGCCGGTGAAGGAAATGAAGAAGCGGCGCGATCCGTACTGCTGCCTCGTGCACTCGACCGTAAAGCACGTCATGGAGGAGAGAGGCCATGACCGCGAGTTTACGACGGCATTCCAGAGCAAGGTCGGCCCCGCCGAATGGCTGACACCCGGCACACCCGATGAACTCATTCGACTCCACGAGGAGCAAGGAAAAGACGCTATCCTCGTGATTCCCGTCGCCTTCGTGACGGAGCACATTGAGACGAGCTACGAGCTAGCGATCGAGATTCCGGAGGAGCTGGAGGAGGACGACGGCGTGGTGATTCCACATTACCACGTGATGCCGGCGCTCAACAGCCACCCCAAGTTCATCGAAACCCTGGCAGAGGTCACGGCTGCGCAGCTCAACCTTCCCGAAGCTCCCGCGCCATGGAGCACGCGCCCGTGTTTCAAGGCGAAGGATCGGGATATCCGCTGTCACCAGTGCGAAAAGATCGCCGAAGCGCGCAACTGGACGGCGGATACAGAAGAGTCGGCGTCGCGCGAGCCTGCGACGGCCTGA
- a CDS encoding efflux RND transporter permease subunit — protein sequence MHRLFESLRPFIRGVVRNAGWVLLAAALLTAAGGMLARNLSIDSDLANLIPEDRPSVQALNELKETVGGESDVAVGITSPSFEANKEFAEALIPKALDLKGPDGESYLTRVEYKRDVEYLKDNALYFASDQELRQVENYLDEQIEQAKLEANPFYFDLDDEEEEDGEASGRELEAMYDDLVGKRYPVSPDSTTLVLRFYPGGTNTDIAFIEQLYSDLRGLVDQMEPDAYNAEMEVTLAGRLYRRLVEVKTIQNDVAGSFGTGVLAVILLVVGYFFYKANMARTGGGGFRPRVMLQELFRTPIMALVIGLPLLMSLAWTGGFAYLMFERLTLMTSTLGLVLFGLGIDFGIHFYGRYAEERAEGRSITSAAEETFVSTGQAITVGALTTASALYVLTPADFKGFSEFGAIAGTGVIFALIAMTIVMPALLGLLERGNLLDLRSNVAMARSGDGEPRHNRTSTREDRRFPAARPIVVGSVLAVVAAVIMIPQVGFQYDFGALEPDYTQYEERAEVIGRISPPDTTSGPSKRNPAYILADSQEDVPEIVEAVREKARRDTTSPTILSVESLQERFPLADTARQAKLQRIANIRDLLENNKYLKGQEGEAIDKLRRAAQTRDAIELIELPDFLRKQFTTKSGEIGTFVIIYPSVGLSDGRKSIAFLEDVGTIRTNEGEVYHAASTSLVAADMLRIMRSEAPWMVLGTFLIVALLMYLNFRSVRWAALALVPLVVGILWMLLLMEIFGLQLNFYNMIVLPAVLGIGNDAGVHLVHRYREEGWGSIFQVLRSTGEHVTIGSLTTMMGFGGLLLSFHPGLNSIGSLAVVGIGTTLLSAVVFLPALLQWFEDRMGQWYRQSTDDENGGDRASATDSAATVPTARTED from the coding sequence ATGCATCGCCTTTTCGAATCGCTTCGTCCCTTCATACGCGGCGTCGTTCGCAATGCTGGCTGGGTCCTCCTGGCCGCTGCTCTGCTTACGGCGGCGGGGGGCATGCTCGCGCGGAACCTCAGCATCGATTCAGACCTTGCGAACCTCATCCCCGAAGATCGTCCGTCGGTGCAGGCGCTGAACGAGCTGAAAGAGACCGTCGGGGGCGAAAGTGACGTCGCCGTGGGCATTACGAGCCCGTCGTTCGAAGCGAATAAGGAGTTCGCCGAGGCGCTGATTCCGAAAGCGCTCGACCTGAAAGGGCCGGATGGCGAGTCGTATCTCACGCGTGTGGAATACAAGCGGGACGTGGAGTACCTGAAGGATAACGCACTCTACTTTGCGTCAGATCAAGAGTTGAGGCAGGTCGAGAATTATCTCGATGAACAAATCGAGCAGGCGAAACTCGAGGCGAACCCGTTCTACTTCGATCTCGACGACGAGGAAGAAGAGGATGGAGAGGCATCGGGGCGAGAGCTCGAAGCAATGTACGATGATCTCGTCGGGAAGCGGTACCCTGTGTCGCCGGACTCCACAACCCTCGTTCTGCGCTTTTACCCGGGCGGCACGAACACGGACATTGCTTTCATCGAGCAACTCTATAGCGATCTCCGTGGACTTGTCGACCAGATGGAGCCAGACGCGTACAATGCGGAGATGGAGGTGACGCTCGCCGGGCGTCTGTACCGCCGCCTGGTCGAAGTGAAGACGATTCAGAATGATGTGGCTGGATCCTTCGGGACGGGCGTCCTTGCCGTAATCCTGCTTGTCGTTGGATACTTTTTCTACAAAGCGAACATGGCGCGTACCGGGGGCGGGGGATTCCGTCCTCGCGTCATGCTGCAGGAGCTTTTTCGTACGCCCATCATGGCGCTTGTGATCGGTCTGCCGCTGTTGATGAGTCTGGCATGGACCGGCGGGTTTGCCTATCTGATGTTCGAGCGCTTAACGCTCATGACCTCGACGCTGGGCCTTGTCCTCTTTGGCCTGGGGATCGACTTTGGCATCCACTTTTACGGGCGCTACGCGGAGGAGCGCGCGGAAGGTCGAAGCATCACCAGCGCCGCGGAGGAGACGTTCGTGTCCACCGGACAGGCGATTACCGTCGGTGCACTGACCACCGCGTCCGCCCTGTACGTGCTCACGCCTGCCGACTTCAAGGGATTCTCTGAGTTTGGTGCCATCGCCGGAACGGGCGTTATTTTCGCCCTCATCGCCATGACGATCGTGATGCCGGCGCTTCTGGGGCTACTCGAGCGCGGGAATCTGCTTGACCTCCGGAGCAACGTCGCGATGGCCAGATCCGGCGACGGCGAACCCCGGCATAACCGCACTTCGACCCGTGAGGATCGCCGTTTCCCGGCCGCTCGCCCGATTGTGGTCGGCAGCGTCCTGGCCGTAGTGGCGGCCGTGATCATGATTCCTCAGGTCGGATTTCAGTACGACTTCGGTGCGCTGGAGCCAGACTATACGCAATATGAAGAGCGAGCCGAGGTGATCGGTCGTATTTCGCCACCGGACACGACCAGCGGTCCGTCCAAGCGAAACCCGGCGTATATCCTTGCGGACTCGCAGGAGGACGTGCCGGAGATCGTGGAAGCCGTTCGTGAAAAGGCACGTCGCGACACAACCTCGCCGACCATTCTTAGCGTCGAAAGTCTGCAGGAGCGCTTCCCGCTCGCGGACACGGCTCGTCAGGCGAAGCTCCAGCGCATCGCGAACATCCGTGACCTGCTGGAGAACAACAAGTACCTGAAAGGGCAGGAAGGCGAAGCCATCGATAAGCTCCGCCGCGCCGCGCAGACGAGGGACGCAATCGAACTGATCGAACTGCCCGACTTCCTGCGCAAGCAGTTTACGACCAAGTCGGGGGAAATCGGCACATTTGTTATCATTTACCCGTCGGTCGGTCTGTCGGACGGGCGTAAATCGATTGCCTTCCTCGAGGATGTGGGCACAATTCGAACAAATGAGGGCGAGGTCTACCACGCTGCATCGACCTCCCTGGTAGCGGCAGATATGCTGCGGATTATGCGAAGCGAGGCGCCCTGGATGGTCCTCGGCACCTTCCTGATTGTCGCACTTCTCATGTATCTGAACTTCCGCAGCGTGCGCTGGGCCGCCCTCGCGCTCGTCCCGCTCGTCGTGGGAATTCTGTGGATGCTGCTGCTCATGGAAATCTTCGGCCTGCAACTCAACTTCTACAATATGATCGTCCTGCCGGCGGTTCTTGGAATTGGCAATGACGCAGGCGTCCACCTGGTGCACCGCTATCGCGAGGAGGGCTGGGGCTCGATTTTTCAGGTGCTTCGCTCAACGGGCGAGCACGTGACTATCGGTTCACTTACAACCATGATGGGATTCGGTGGACTGCTACTCAGCTTTCATCCTGGGCTCAATTCGATTGGGTCGCTCGCCGTTGTGGGAATTGGTACGACCCTTCTATCGGCGGTCGTCTTCCTTCCTGCATTACTGCAATGGTTCGAAGATAGAATGGGCCAGTGGTATCGCCAGAGCACGGACGACGAGAATGGCGGAGATCGTGCGTCGGCGACAGACTCGGCGGCAACGGTCCCAACGGCCCGAACGGAAGACTGA